Proteins co-encoded in one Ignavibacteria bacterium genomic window:
- a CDS encoding protein-L-isoaspartate(D-aspartate) O-methyltransferase — MNDDYSAKRDSMVKDQLIARGIKNDLVLKSMRMVKRHLFVPERYRQYAYDDGALPIGLDQTISQPYIVAYMTEAVNPTKEMKVLEIGTGSGYQAAVLAEIVKEVYTIEYFDDLANNARKLLDSLNYKNIKVKAGDGFYGWAEYAPFDAIIVTAAPEDVPKPLVDQLKEGGRMIIPLGQSGTVQSLVILQKKNGKIERQDAMKVKFVPFLRK, encoded by the coding sequence ATGAACGATGATTATTCCGCAAAACGGGATTCGATGGTAAAAGATCAGCTTATCGCCCGCGGGATTAAGAATGATCTGGTGCTTAAGTCGATGCGAATGGTCAAGAGACATCTTTTTGTACCCGAAAGATACCGACAGTATGCATATGATGACGGTGCCCTCCCGATTGGACTTGACCAGACAATTTCGCAGCCATATATTGTGGCTTACATGACAGAGGCGGTAAATCCCACAAAAGAGATGAAAGTACTGGAGATTGGTACAGGTTCAGGATATCAGGCGGCTGTTTTGGCAGAAATCGTCAAGGAAGTATATACTATAGAGTATTTTGACGATTTAGCAAATAATGCCCGGAAATTGCTCGATTCCCTTAATTACAAAAACATTAAAGTAAAAGCCGGAGACGGATTTTACGGCTGGGCTGAATATGCCCCCTTCGATGCGATAATTGTAACTGCTGCTCCCGAAGATGTCCCAAAACCATTGGTCGACCAACTGAAGGAAGGTGGTAGAATGATCATTCCTCTTGGACAGTCCGGGACGGTTCAGTCACTCGTTATCCTCCAGAAGAAAAACGGCAAAATTGAGCGGCAGGACGCCATGAAGGTCAAGTTTGTTCCCTTCCTCAGGAAATAA
- a CDS encoding alpha/beta fold hydrolase: MKKGLALFLLVLGGIVSGQQQFYSAGDLKLSSGETLNDVKVGYRTFGRMNDDKSNVVAFLSWYAGSSEDMIASLGKNKLIDTTIYFTILIDALGNGVSTSPTNYSKPVFPDITISDMVQSEYLLLSKHFGLKGIHAFIGGSMGGMQVYEWMVAYPGYAKKYIPYVGTPIQSSGNQIVFESSLLTLQTIEKYGVPDSVANKIFDLNFYLLARTPSQIDTNFTPDEYKDLLAKFRGKTAERFPAKNRIAQMKAMITHDITRNYGHSFEETAKAVKGEVFVIVSATDHLILPFQSIKFAKTLGCDLLILQNDCGHLAPGCDLKVVSNAVAGFLGK, translated from the coding sequence ATGAAAAAAGGACTTGCTCTTTTCCTGTTGGTTCTGGGTGGAATTGTATCCGGTCAGCAACAGTTTTATAGTGCCGGTGACTTAAAACTTTCTTCAGGCGAGACCCTCAATGATGTAAAAGTCGGGTACAGAACATTTGGCAGGATGAATGACGACAAATCAAATGTCGTTGCATTTTTAAGCTGGTACGCAGGATCCTCTGAAGACATGATCGCGAGTCTCGGTAAAAACAAACTTATCGATACCACCATTTATTTCACAATTCTCATTGATGCATTGGGAAATGGAGTTTCCACCTCCCCAACCAACTACTCAAAGCCGGTTTTTCCTGATATCACAATTTCTGATATGGTGCAAAGTGAATACCTTCTCCTTTCAAAGCATTTTGGTCTTAAGGGGATCCATGCTTTTATTGGCGGTTCGATGGGGGGAATGCAGGTTTATGAGTGGATGGTTGCTTATCCCGGATATGCTAAAAAATACATTCCTTATGTGGGAACACCTATTCAAAGCAGCGGTAACCAGATTGTCTTTGAATCTTCTCTGCTGACACTTCAGACCATTGAAAAATATGGAGTCCCTGATTCCGTTGCAAACAAAATTTTCGATCTGAATTTCTACCTCCTTGCACGAACTCCTTCACAGATTGACACTAATTTTACACCCGATGAGTATAAAGACTTGCTCGCAAAGTTCAGGGGAAAAACAGCCGAGAGGTTCCCGGCAAAGAATAGAATCGCCCAAATGAAAGCCATGATAACGCATGATATCACAAGGAATTACGGCCATTCATTTGAAGAAACTGCGAAAGCTGTGAAGGGGGAAGTGTTTGTAATTGTTTCGGCAACAGATCACCTGATTCTGCCGTTTCAATCGATAAAATTCGCCAAAACGCTGGGTTGTGATCTTTTGATTTTACAGAATGACTGCGGTCACCTTGCACCCGGATGCGACCTGAAAGTGGTATCCAATGCCGTCGCCGGATTTCTGGGTAAATAG
- a CDS encoding Ig-like domain-containing protein, giving the protein MRAVLLFLILSFPFLAQTGQPKIKEISKNLELTGFSKENGFILQNQDRFVSEVSGSAIISPEVAVPDFTNAPFIATGIKVSGKFKTPEVISFILTVDGVDYKMHANEDGDPIISKTTILTPLYFAKPSSKMVKVTVIAEAAGVEITGVELVFINPGISNPAEPEVSVTQDTYPKPPVVSRTAWGCPIGQNSNCGASSTNVTHLIIHHTDDNNNITDWAAAVRAIYQYHTASNGWCDIGYNYLVAPTGVIYEGRGGGDNVVGAHFCGYNGGTMGVSMLGTYTTVSPSAALQASLTKLLAWKADQRTINPLGISFHASSGLTINNISGHRAACATDCPGQKFVDNDIQNIRQGVLSLIQSIAPKITSSFPLNGSNDFKVFNPLRLTFNLQMDTNTVRNAISVSPADTFAVSFPSAFEAVVTPKGLWSYNTAYTLKVDTTAKNIYGTSIDGDGNGTAGDPFFLNFTTSMPDNDPPQIVKYYPSGSDVGTFAEMMIVFNEEIANYAQNISLSDGVNNNIPLSAMSFNWDGKYGRLAFKTVTALTGGKFYLLKLKSNISDRVGNRLPQDFDINFHVPIVNYADGNIVDRFEGYSTWGNPLQTPGTTGVDTTLTNFSITSEKKKGGIFAGKLGYKFTGTENGKIVLKKSTGHLLPTGNSTVGIWIFGELNNCKLSMILENSSEVLVDMGRINFYGWRFFNIPFDNSAGNTQFKGFVLQQTDIADNQGSVYFDNLQFNGTFTGIEDEGGTPEHFTLQQNYPNPFNPETVISFTLPQKGFVTGKVYDVMGREIAVLLNGEFESGFHSVRFNGSGLSSGIYFFNLIAGNERKTIKMIFNK; this is encoded by the coding sequence ATGCGTGCAGTTTTATTATTTCTGATTTTAAGTTTTCCTTTCTTAGCCCAAACCGGTCAACCAAAGATCAAGGAGATTTCTAAAAATCTCGAATTGACGGGCTTTTCAAAGGAAAATGGATTTATTTTACAAAATCAGGACCGTTTTGTTTCGGAAGTTTCCGGATCTGCAATAATTTCTCCGGAAGTGGCTGTACCCGATTTTACGAACGCCCCTTTCATAGCAACGGGAATAAAAGTATCAGGGAAATTCAAAACTCCCGAAGTAATAAGTTTTATTCTCACCGTAGATGGTGTGGATTACAAAATGCACGCAAATGAGGATGGTGATCCAATAATCTCCAAAACCACAATTCTTACCCCTCTTTACTTCGCAAAACCTTCAAGTAAGATGGTGAAAGTTACCGTGATTGCTGAGGCTGCAGGTGTTGAGATCACCGGAGTTGAACTCGTTTTTATCAATCCGGGAATTTCAAACCCTGCTGAACCGGAAGTTTCAGTGACACAGGATACTTATCCTAAGCCACCTGTTGTGAGCAGGACAGCTTGGGGATGTCCGATTGGACAAAACAGCAACTGTGGTGCTTCCTCAACGAATGTAACTCATCTCATCATTCACCATACCGATGACAATAACAACATCACTGACTGGGCAGCAGCAGTTAGAGCCATTTACCAGTATCACACTGCCAGCAACGGCTGGTGCGACATCGGATACAACTATCTCGTCGCACCTACTGGTGTTATATATGAAGGCAGAGGTGGCGGTGATAATGTTGTAGGTGCCCATTTCTGCGGTTATAACGGCGGTACCATGGGTGTTTCAATGCTCGGTACTTATACTACCGTTTCCCCTTCGGCGGCACTTCAGGCATCACTGACAAAATTACTCGCATGGAAAGCCGACCAGAGGACGATCAATCCTCTCGGGATATCTTTTCACGCATCATCAGGATTGACAATCAATAACATTTCCGGTCATAGAGCGGCTTGCGCTACCGATTGCCCCGGTCAAAAATTTGTCGATAATGACATTCAGAATATTCGTCAGGGGGTTTTATCTCTGATTCAAAGTATCGCACCAAAAATAACTTCTTCATTTCCATTAAACGGCAGTAATGATTTTAAGGTTTTTAATCCTCTTCGCCTTACATTCAATCTGCAAATGGATACCAATACTGTCAGAAATGCCATTTCAGTCTCCCCTGCCGATACCTTTGCAGTTTCATTTCCATCCGCTTTTGAGGCGGTGGTAACCCCAAAAGGACTTTGGAGCTACAATACAGCCTATACCTTGAAAGTAGACACAACAGCAAAAAATATTTACGGCACTTCCATCGACGGTGACGGGAACGGAACAGCAGGCGACCCTTTCTTCCTGAATTTCACTACTTCAATGCCCGACAATGACCCTCCTCAGATTGTTAAATATTATCCCTCAGGCTCCGATGTTGGTACATTTGCTGAGATGATGATCGTCTTCAATGAAGAAATCGCCAACTATGCTCAGAACATCTCTTTGAGCGATGGTGTGAATAATAATATTCCTCTTTCTGCAATGTCGTTTAACTGGGACGGGAAATACGGCAGACTGGCTTTCAAAACAGTCACAGCTCTCACGGGAGGTAAATTCTATCTCCTCAAACTAAAGAGCAACATCAGCGACCGGGTTGGAAACAGATTGCCACAGGACTTTGATATAAACTTCCATGTACCGATTGTTAATTATGCCGATGGTAACATTGTTGACAGGTTCGAGGGCTACTCGACATGGGGCAATCCGCTTCAAACGCCCGGCACCACAGGTGTGGATACCACTTTGACCAATTTCAGCATAACCTCTGAAAAGAAGAAGGGCGGTATCTTTGCCGGAAAGCTCGGCTACAAGTTTACCGGAACTGAAAACGGCAAAATCGTCCTTAAAAAATCGACGGGGCATCTGCTTCCAACCGGAAATTCGACTGTCGGAATCTGGATATTCGGCGAGTTGAACAACTGCAAGCTTTCGATGATTCTCGAAAATTCTTCTGAAGTATTGGTGGATATGGGAAGAATCAACTTTTACGGTTGGAGATTTTTCAACATTCCGTTCGATAACTCTGCCGGAAATACTCAGTTTAAAGGCTTTGTTCTCCAGCAGACAGACATCGCAGACAATCAGGGATCAGTCTATTTTGATAATCTGCAATTCAATGGTACTTTCACAGGAATTGAAGATGAGGGCGGAACCCCTGAACACTTCACACTTCAGCAAAATTATCCCAATCCTTTCAACCCGGAAACTGTGATTTCATTTACACTTCCCCAAAAAGGATTCGTCACCGGGAAAGTCTATGATGTTATGGGTAGAGAAATTGCCGTCTTGTTGAACGGAGAATTTGAATCAGGATTTCACTCCGTCAGATTCAACGGTTCAGGACTTTCATCCGGAATTTATTTCTTCAACCTGATCGCCGGTAATGAAAGAAAAACAATTAAAATGATCTTTAACAAATAG
- a CDS encoding phosphoglucomutase → MTSKKIVFGTDGWRGIIDEEVNNKSIAEVAQAFADYLLSTVHKIISPSVVVGYDGRKNSKQYATLFARVLAGNRIKVTLSDKITPTPVLSYAVKKGGFNAGVMITASHNPASFSGVKFKGHYGGPFLTENTKRVESFINYNLIQSSDNLATIDILEDYILALVERIDFKSARKKKLKVLIDSMGGAGGTLIQTLLQRQKIECETIFGEPDPDFNGRSPEPIDQNLAPLKEAILKGDYAFGIATDGDADRVAFVMDNGEWLSAQETILLFTDYLLETGSEDGDIVKTVSVTDKLFALETPSRKIREVQVGFKYITEKMLAGGVAMGFEESGGFGITSHIPERDGILFAMLMLEMLADSDYNKLSDYVKAKRVKFGEINYKRIDFSYNEEDRMELLPRLVESTPKELAGFEITGTSLFYSATGVVNGMKLRLSGNSRWLLIRSSETEPLLRFYAEGDSPDEPETLLNAGIELLLQKKNN, encoded by the coding sequence ATGACTTCAAAAAAGATAGTTTTTGGAACGGATGGATGGCGCGGGATAATTGACGAGGAAGTAAATAACAAGTCGATTGCCGAGGTTGCCCAGGCTTTCGCCGATTATTTGCTCTCGACTGTACATAAAATTATTTCACCTTCGGTTGTAGTTGGTTACGACGGCAGAAAAAACTCAAAACAGTATGCAACCCTCTTTGCAAGAGTTTTGGCAGGAAACAGAATTAAAGTTACTCTGAGCGATAAGATTACTCCCACACCTGTCCTTTCTTATGCCGTGAAAAAGGGTGGATTCAATGCAGGTGTAATGATTACCGCGAGTCACAACCCCGCAAGTTTCAGCGGCGTAAAATTCAAGGGACATTATGGCGGTCCCTTTCTTACCGAAAATACAAAGAGAGTAGAATCTTTCATCAATTACAATTTGATTCAGTCTTCCGATAATCTTGCAACTATTGACATACTTGAAGATTATATACTTGCCCTTGTCGAGAGAATCGACTTCAAAAGTGCAAGAAAGAAAAAATTAAAAGTACTGATCGACTCAATGGGTGGTGCAGGCGGAACACTGATTCAGACTCTTCTGCAAAGACAAAAAATTGAGTGTGAAACCATCTTTGGTGAGCCTGACCCCGACTTTAACGGAAGATCACCTGAGCCGATTGATCAGAATCTCGCCCCTCTTAAAGAAGCAATTCTTAAGGGAGATTACGCATTTGGTATAGCAACCGACGGTGATGCTGACAGGGTTGCTTTTGTGATGGACAATGGTGAATGGTTGAGTGCTCAGGAGACTATTCTCCTCTTTACTGATTATCTGCTCGAAACAGGCTCGGAAGATGGCGACATCGTGAAGACAGTCTCAGTGACCGACAAATTATTCGCTCTCGAAACCCCTTCAAGAAAAATCAGGGAAGTACAGGTCGGCTTTAAGTATATCACCGAAAAAATGCTTGCCGGTGGTGTAGCCATGGGATTCGAAGAGAGCGGCGGATTTGGCATCACAAGCCACATTCCCGAAAGGGACGGTATCCTTTTTGCCATGCTGATGCTCGAGATGCTTGCTGATTCTGATTACAACAAATTAAGTGATTATGTCAAAGCCAAGCGGGTAAAATTCGGTGAAATAAATTATAAACGGATCGACTTTTCCTACAACGAAGAAGACAGGATGGAACTGCTTCCCCGGCTTGTCGAATCGACACCAAAAGAGTTGGCGGGATTTGAAATCACCGGCACTTCCCTTTTCTACTCTGCTACCGGTGTTGTAAACGGAATGAAGTTGAGGCTGTCAGGTAATTCCAGATGGCTTCTGATCAGAAGCTCGGAAACCGAACCTCTGCTAAGGTTTTATGCCGAGGGAGACAGTCCGGATGAACCGGAAACATTATTAAATGCAGGAATCGAACTCCTGCTTCAAAAAAAGAATAACTAA